A stretch of the Arthrobacter stackebrandtii genome encodes the following:
- the obgE gene encoding GTPase ObgE, with amino-acid sequence MASFVDRVVLHVSGGTGGHGCVSVHSEKFKPLGGPDGGKGGDGGSVTFRVSDQTTTLLDFHHAPHRRGGNGQPGMGDWRDGKDGASLVLEVPDGTVIKDKEGNVLADLVGIGTEYVAAEGGQGGLGNNALSSQKRKAPGFALLGVAGSEADIVLELKSIADIALVGYPSAGKSSLIAAMSAARPKIADYPFTTLIPNLGVVQAGDVRFTMADVPGLIEGASEGKGLGHNFLRHVERCAAIVHVLDCAALEADRDPITDLAVIERELDRYAVDMSFAGSDGDVVPLNARPRLVALNKVDSPDGRDMAEFVKGDLEARGYRVFEVSAASHEGLKQLGFAMAEIVTEARKAVADAPAKVTPVVLRPRAVNESSFTIRREERNLAPLFRVRGEKPERWVEQTDFQNEEAIGYLADRLAKAGVEKELFRMGATPGDTVVIGGDNGMIFDWEPTMMGGAEHLAAPRGTDLRLLDLGDRPTRAQKRQEQQDRRDAKAAARAEMDAERKAGIWTELNNRHEVKAKVIDAELAAEGDFDDTGATQN; translated from the coding sequence TTGGCCAGCTTTGTTGACCGGGTTGTACTGCATGTATCCGGCGGGACTGGCGGCCATGGCTGCGTCTCCGTTCACAGCGAAAAGTTCAAGCCGCTGGGCGGGCCTGACGGCGGCAAGGGCGGCGACGGCGGCAGCGTCACCTTCCGCGTCAGCGACCAGACCACCACCCTCCTTGACTTCCACCATGCACCGCACCGCCGCGGCGGCAACGGCCAGCCCGGCATGGGCGACTGGCGCGACGGCAAGGACGGGGCGTCGCTGGTCCTTGAAGTACCGGATGGCACGGTCATCAAGGACAAGGAAGGCAACGTCCTGGCAGACCTCGTGGGCATCGGCACGGAGTATGTCGCTGCTGAAGGCGGCCAGGGCGGGCTCGGCAACAATGCCCTTTCCTCGCAAAAGCGCAAGGCCCCCGGCTTCGCCCTTCTTGGCGTGGCGGGCAGCGAAGCGGACATCGTCCTTGAGCTGAAGTCCATTGCAGACATCGCCCTGGTGGGCTACCCGTCTGCGGGCAAGTCCAGCTTGATTGCAGCCATGTCTGCGGCCCGGCCCAAGATTGCCGACTACCCCTTCACCACCCTGATCCCCAACCTGGGCGTTGTCCAGGCCGGCGACGTCCGCTTCACCATGGCTGACGTTCCCGGCCTGATCGAGGGTGCCAGCGAAGGCAAGGGCCTGGGCCACAATTTCCTGCGACACGTGGAGCGCTGCGCCGCCATTGTGCACGTCCTTGACTGTGCAGCACTCGAGGCCGACCGCGACCCCATCACCGACCTGGCCGTCATCGAGCGAGAGCTGGACCGCTACGCCGTCGACATGAGCTTCGCCGGATCCGACGGCGACGTTGTCCCACTCAACGCACGCCCCCGCCTCGTCGCCCTGAACAAGGTTGATTCCCCGGACGGCCGTGACATGGCCGAGTTCGTCAAGGGCGACCTCGAGGCCCGCGGCTACCGTGTCTTCGAAGTTTCCGCAGCAAGCCACGAGGGCCTGAAGCAGCTTGGCTTCGCGATGGCGGAAATTGTCACGGAAGCACGCAAGGCCGTCGCCGACGCGCCCGCCAAGGTCACCCCGGTGGTTCTGCGCCCCCGCGCCGTGAACGAGTCATCTTTCACCATCCGCCGCGAAGAGCGCAACCTGGCTCCCTTGTTCCGCGTCCGCGGCGAGAAGCCCGAGCGCTGGGTTGAGCAGACCGACTTCCAGAACGAGGAAGCCATCGGCTACCTGGCAGACCGCCTGGCCAAGGCCGGCGTCGAGAAGGAACTCTTCAGGATGGGCGCCACCCCCGGCGACACCGTGGTCATCGGTGGCGACAACGGCATGATCTTCGACTGGGAGCCCACCATGATGGGCGGCGCCGAGCACCTGGCCGCACCGCGCGGCACGGACCTGCGCCTCCTCGACCTGGGCGACCGCCCCACGCGCGCCCAGAAGCGCCAGGAACAGCAGGACCGCCGTGACGCCAAGGCCGCCGCGCGGGCCGAGATGGATGCCGAGCGCAAGGCAGGCATCTGGACCGAGCTGAACAACCGCCATGAAGTCAAGGCCAAGGTCATCGACGCCGAACTGGCTGCCGAGGGCGACTTCGACGACACAGGTGCAACGCAGAACTAA